In one Lolium rigidum isolate FL_2022 chromosome 3, APGP_CSIRO_Lrig_0.1, whole genome shotgun sequence genomic region, the following are encoded:
- the LOC124704596 gene encoding photosystem I reaction center subunit II, chloroplastic, with protein MAMATQASAATRHLVTAAWSPSSKLRPTSLALPSTRGPAPLCAAASDKPATKEAAPAGFVPPQLDPSTPSPIFGGSTGGLLRKAQVEEFYVITWTSPKEQVFEMPTGGAAIMREGPNLLKLARKEQCLALGNRLRSKYKIAYQFYRVFPNGEVQYLHPKDGVYPEKVNAGRQGVGQNFRSIGKNVSPIEVKFTGKNTFDV; from the coding sequence atggccatggccacgcAAGCCTCGGCGGCCACCCGCCACCTGGTCACCGCGGCCTGGTCTCCCTCCTCCAAGCTCCGCCCCACCTCCCTCGCGCTCCCCTCCACACGCGGCCCCGCCCCGCTCTGCGCCGCCGCCTCAGACAAACCCGCCACCAAGGAGGCCGCGCCCGCCGGCTTCGTCCCGCCGCAGCTCGACCCCTCCACGCCGTCCCCGATCTTCGGCGGCAGCACGGGCGGGCTCCTCCGCAAGGCGCAGGTCGAGGAGTTCTACGTCATCACCTGGACCTCCCCCAAGGAGCAGGTCTTCGAGATGCCCACCGGCGGCGCCGCCATCATGCGGGAGGGCCCCAACCTCCTCAAGCTGGCCCGCAAGGAGCAGTGCCTCGCGCTCGGCAACAGGCTCCGCTCCAAGTACAAGATCGCCTACCAGTTCTACCGCgtcttccccaacggcgaggtgcAGTACCTCCACCCCAAGGACGGCGTCTACCCCGAGAAGGTCAACGCCGGCAGGCAGGGCGTGGGCCAGAACTTCCGCAGCATCGGCAAGAACGTCAGCCCCATCGAGGTCAAGTTCACCGGCAAGAACACCTTCGACGTCTAA